ATGTTGGAGGTACTAGTACTAAGTATTCTTTAGCAGACAGTGGCGGTAATTTTCTTGATAAGCATGAAATTAATTCAGGTATTACTCCTGATGAACAAGTTGATATTTTAGTCAATATAATTAATTTTTATAAAAAAGAGGTTAATATTAAGGGTGTTGCGATTTGCATGCCTGGATTTGTTGATCCTAAAGGAGTTGTAATCAGAGTAAATGCCATTAAGGGATTTATTAATTATCCTTTAAAAGAAAAGCTTGAAGCTTTAGCAGGAGTTAACGTTGAGATTGAAAATGATGCTAATTGTGTGGCTTTGGCTGAAAAATTCAAAGGTAATGCTGTTTATTCTAATGATTTTGTTGCTTTGACTCTTGGAACAGGAATTGGCGCTGGGTTATTTGTTAATGGAAAACTTGTAAGGGGATATTCTTTTATGTCTGGGGAGGTCGGGTTTATGATCACGAGGGGGCTTGGCAATAATATTCCTTTTAACTGCAGGTGGGAGTCTATAGCTTCTGTTGCAGCTTTAAGGAAAAGGGTAGCGGAGCGTTTAGAAATGGACTTGGGTGAAGTTTCTGGAGAATATATTTTTGAACTTGCGAGTAATGGCAATATTCATGCTAATAATGAGGTTGAAAAATTTTTTGAAACTTTATCATTTGGAATTTTTAATTTAACTTTTATTTTAAATCCTGAGAAAATTTTAATCGGAGGAGGAATAAGCACAAGGCCTGATCTATTAAGTAACATATATAAAAAATTGGAAAATTTGTGGTCTTTGGAATTGGCTAATATCTATGGTAATGATATTAAAAACCTTGTAACACTTGAAACAACCAGATTTAATAATGATTCTGGCAAAATCGGGGCATTGTATCATTATTTTGTCGAAAATAATTTATTATGCGGTTTGGGCGTTTAGCATGATAAGAGAGGCATGCGTTTTTAACATAGCGGAGGCTATAAACGCTTTTAAACTTGGTGCTAATAGGATTGAGCTTTGTGAAAATACAACTTGTGGTGGAACTACACCTTCTTACGGTAACATAAGGATTTTAAGGGAAGAGCTGAGTATTCCTATTGCTGTAATGATTAGACCAAGGTGTGGGGACTTTATGTATTCTAATCTGGAATTTCAAGCTATGAAAGAAGATATTAAGATTTGCAAGGCCCTTGGAGTAGAGGGTGTTGTTTTTGGAATTTTAGATGGTTATGAAATTGATATTGCTAGAACTAGGGAGTTATTAGATTTGGCTAAGCCTTTAAAAGTAACTTTTCATAAGGCAATTGATAATACTTGCGATATTAGGGCTTCTGTATTAAAGCTTATGGACATTGGCGTTCATAGGGTATTGACTTCAGGTGGTGCATTGAGGGCAGAG
The sequence above is drawn from the Borrelia sp. RT5S genome and encodes:
- a CDS encoding ROK family protein, which translates into the protein MEHYVAIDVGGTSTKYSLADSGGNFLDKHEINSGITPDEQVDILVNIINFYKKEVNIKGVAICMPGFVDPKGVVIRVNAIKGFINYPLKEKLEALAGVNVEIENDANCVALAEKFKGNAVYSNDFVALTLGTGIGAGLFVNGKLVRGYSFMSGEVGFMITRGLGNNIPFNCRWESIASVAALRKRVAERLEMDLGEVSGEYIFELASNGNIHANNEVEKFFETLSFGIFNLTFILNPEKILIGGGISTRPDLLSNIYKKLENLWSLELANIYGNDIKNLVTLETTRFNNDSGKIGALYHYFVENNLLCGLGV
- a CDS encoding copper homeostasis protein CutC, with amino-acid sequence MIREACVFNIAEAINAFKLGANRIELCENTTCGGTTPSYGNIRILREELSIPIAVMIRPRCGDFMYSNLEFQAMKEDIKICKALGVEGVVFGILDGYEIDIARTRELLDLAKPLKVTFHKAIDNTCDIRASVLKLMDIGVHRVLTSGGALRAEDSLALLKDLILLVGDKLEIVVCGKVNEQNIDGLDSILGAQAYHGRLIVGDLNF